The following coding sequences are from one Aethina tumida isolate Nest 87 chromosome 2, icAetTumi1.1, whole genome shotgun sequence window:
- the LOC109602411 gene encoding uncharacterized protein LOC109602411 codes for MSILNLIFNIFMIITQWDKVTNYIIILQLRTFGTMVSIVYLMFRAQNVQNVCNDISSYIFKRKLNGFTNFEVLQLETILSCLFLRKPKLTFLNAFIVGTNLLSSISGTIITYVLVALQFYQNS; via the exons ATGTcgattttaaacttaatctttaacatttttatgattataacGCAATGGGATAaagttacaaattatattataattttgcaaCTCAGAACCTTCGGTACCATGGTCAGTATTGTGTATTTGATGTTCAGGGcccaaaatgttcaaaatgtg tGCAATGATATttcatcatatatttttaaaagaaaattaaatggcTTTACAAATTTCGAAGTACTAcag TTGGAAACGATTTTGTCGTGTTTATTTTTGAGAAAACCTAAGCTCACTTTTCTAAATGCTTTCATAGTTGGAACCAATTTACTATCTTCG atttctgGTACCATTATAACTTACGTTTTGGTTGCCCTGCAATTTTATCAGAATTCTTAA
- the LOC109602398 gene encoding luciferin 4-monooxygenase, producing MDERIITTNKVNFPNILGLGKWLFDQLQKAASKNKIAQILAETGETDSYASLLERCIRTAITLKKKGIEQGDIICSCTNNHLNSCVPLIATQFIGGVYASLDPSLSEFDMRLLLTQVRPKIIFSNLESAPILEEILRSEGTDCEIVVFGESDEYTEFAQFLGQQPEESDFNPVEIDITTTAFMFFSSGTTGYPKAICSKHSNFMTLLDLNSILKQTLDYERVAFEAKLRGNMPEVNMWYTTYYWLSAVSVLFHAILFEGISIICDKFNTTQLWTFIDKYNVHTLMLSSTKAIQMCKSEKPQNVDVSRLMRLVIGGNKTHEEFVLGLRNMLPNTTVFQMYGLTEAGVCTIFLPPIKSHMISIRNKPNSVGYPVNGFTFKIVDIETEEILGANEVGEIRIKSDTVMNGYYKLDSSFCFDKDGFLKTGDSGYYDEERCFYIEDRLKEVLKYRDWHVQPLIIEQEILTHPDVREAIVIGVPHPEDGEHPLAIVVIDENSSLTPEELINYVDQKVDDRKRLRGGVKFVNELPKTPSDKIKRMEVKKWVNEGKI from the exons ATGGACGAACGTATTATCACaacaaataaagttaattttcccAATATTCTTGGATTAGGAAAATGGTTATTCGATCAACTACAAAAGGCTGCAAGTAAAAATAAGATAGCTCAA ATCCTTGCGGAAACTGGAGAAACCGATTCTTACGCCTCATTACTCGAAAGATGCATAAGAACGGCCATAACTTTAAAGAAGAAAGGCATTGAGCAGGGCGATATAATATGTTCGTGTACAAACAACCATTTAAACAGTTGCGTCCCATTAATTGCAACACAATTTATTGGAGGAGTGTATGCATCTCTGGATCCGAGTTTGTCAGAATTCGACATGAGACTTTTACTGACCCAAGTGAGACCCAAGATTATATTCTCTAATTTGGAAAGTGCACCTATTTTAGAAGAGATTTTGCGGTCCGAGGGTACCGATTGTGAAATAGTCGTGTTCGGAGAAAGTGATGAGTACACAGAATTTGCTCAGTTTCTTGGCCAACAGCCCGAAGAAAGTGATTTTAATCCGGTTGAAATTGATATAACGACCACAGCCTTCATGTTTTTCAGCAGTGGCACCACCGGATATCCGAAAGCAATTTGTTcgaaacattcaaattttatgactCTCTTGGACTTGAACAGTATTCTGAAGCAGACTCTTGATTATGAACGTGTTGCATTCGAAGCGAAGCTAAGGGGGAATATGCCGGAAGTAAATATGTGGTACACCACTTATTATTGGTTGTCAGCAGTGTCGGTTTTGTTTCatgctattttatttgaaggaATTTCGATAATATGTGATAAATTTAACACTACACAGTTATGGACTTTCATAGACAAATACAAT GTTCATACGCTCATGCTATCTTCCACTAAAGCAATACAAATGTGCAAATCTGAGAAACCACAAAATGTAGATGTAAGTCGTTTAATGAGGCTTGTGATTGGTGGCAATAAAACTCATGAAGAATTCGTCTTGGGTCTGCGAAATATGTTACCTAACACTACTGTATTTCAAATGTATGGTCTAACTGAAGCTGGTGTGTGCACAATATTTTTGCCGCCAATTAAGTCCCACATGATAAGTATTAGAAATAAACCAAATTCCGTGGGATATCCTGTTAATGGTTTTACATTTAAA ATTGTAGATATAGAAACGGAAGAGATACTTGGTGCTAATGAAGTGGgtgaaattagaataaaatccGACACTGTAATGAATGGTTATTACAAATTGGATTCGTCGTTTTGTTTTGATAAAGACGGTTTCCTGAAAACTGGCGACAGCGGTTATTACGATGAGGAACGGTGTTTCTATATAGAAGATAGACTGAAAGAGGTTCTTAAATATAGAGACTGGCACGTTCAGCCACTTATTATTGAGCAAGAAATCCTTACGCATCCGGATGTGCGAGAGGCAATTGTTATAGGTGTACCTCATCCCGAAGATGGTGAACATCCTTTAGCAATTGTAGTTATAGACGAAAATTCTTCACTTACCCCAGaggaactaataaattatgttgacCAAAAAGTGGACGACAGAAAAAGGTTAAGGGGTGGAGtcaaatttgtaaatgaaTTACCTAAAACACCATCAGATAAAATCAAGAGAATGGAAGTGAAGAAATGGGTAAACGAgggaaaaatataa
- the LOC109602408 gene encoding clumping factor A: MRNIYLHLFLCIILLQVAYSDRANGKLKKTNDEDNESNEKTIKLSSFKAKSEKKLEFKPSDKQNEDICKKGQCGKTRNKDLEPFRKNKWTDDDSNEEVNKNGKQNKYISLKKPLINNNKLEKTKYKANGAEDSDEDNFQKKSNKISRAKFQEKFQQLKLKGDKKSTKKFANDDDDDSDENDSKEIAKASKKGIKTGIIAKLENNPKNKNIKLLQTKKYLKKNDDSNESNGESENNDTDDDDDDDDDDDDNDDDDDDDDDSDDDDDNDDDTDDDDDDDDNDDDSDENKLKRKIKNSKSNKKNKITKDDDDDDDDDDDDDDDDDDDDDDDDDNDSDENKFKRKIKNSKSNKKNKINKENNDEDDDDSDEDNNDDKSEEDDDEDESDEEDKTLEKRINKKNDNKNTKSKKGDIKSSIKNGKNRKDLSDNDSESNEDEINVKPAKTTKYSIKFSHEKQKNNNKVDGSIMKLHKADRRRNKNNDDDSSEEEDPHPKRFHFRLDDDEY; this comes from the exons ATGAG AAATATATATCTGCATTTATTTCTGTGCATCATATTACTACAAGTAGCGTATTCTGATAGAGCAAACGGCAAACTAAAAAAGACTAATGATGAAGATAATGAAAGCaatgaaaaaactattaaactaaGTAGTTTCAAAgcaaaatctgaaaaaaagtTGGAATTTAAACCATCGGATAAACAGAATGAAGATATTTGTAAGAAAGGTCAATGTggaaaaacaagaaataaagATCTGGAACCGTTtaggaaaaataaatggaCTGATGACGATTCAAATGAAGAGGTGaataaaaatggtaaacaaaataaatatataagtcTTAAAAAAcccttaattaataacaataagctcgaaaaaactaaatacaaaGCAAATGGTGCAGAAGATAGCGAtgaagataattttcaaaagaaaagcaACAAAATTAGTAGAGCGAAGTTTCAAGAAAAGTTTCAACAACTTAAACTTAAAGGAgataaaaaatcaactaaaaAATTTGCAAATGATGATGACGACGATAGCGACGAAAATGACTCAAAAG aaattgccAAAGCCTCTAAAAAGGGCATCAAGACTGGAATTATagcaaaattggaaaataatcccaaaaataaaaatataaaattgttacaaactaaaaaatatttaaagaaaaatgacgACTCAAATGAAAGTAACGGGGAAAGTGAGAATAATGATacagatgatgatgatgatgatgatgacgatgatgatgacaatgatgatGACGATGATGATGACGATGATAGTGacgatgatgatgataatgatgatgatactgatgatgatgatgatgatgatgataatgatgacgatagtgatgaaaataaattaaaaagaaaaattaaaaattcgaagagtaacaaaaaaaacaaaataactaaagatgatgatgatgatgatgatgatgatgatgatgatgatgatgatgatgatgatgatgatgatgatgatgacgaTAATGATAGTGatgaaaataagtttaaaagaaaaattaaaaattcgaagagtaataaaaaaaataaaataaataaagagaaTAATGATGAAGATGACGATGATAGTGATGAAGATAACAACGATGATAAAAGTGAGGAAGATGATGACGAGGACGAAAGTGATGAAGAAGATAAAACATTAGAAAAACGGATAAATAAGAAGaacgataataaaaatacgaaaTCAAAGAAAGGTGACATTAAAAGcagtataaaaaatggaaaaaatagaaAGGATTTGAGTGACAATGATAGTGAAAgtaatgaagatgaaataaatgtgaaaccagcaaaaactactaaatatagtattaaattttcccatgaaaaacaaaaaaacaacaataaagtaGATGGTAGTATTATGAAACTACACAAAGCTGATAGACGACGTAATAA AAATAACGATGACGATTCTAGTGAAGAAGAAGATCCACATCCCAAACGTTTCCATTTCAGATTAGATGACGATGAATATtag
- the LOC109602402 gene encoding protein Daple, translating to MGGYFSTLGFSEQHKQICYDSLSTQNSFTPDETSIDKIQAEHKEERSLNQLSHENREKLNEFKLEIARKHEKRRQILAEKRKEMDALRQEVLLLREENEKLKNERGECKPENDGNIEIQRLQRENEELKMTIEENNKRLETIGCLTQRNNEMRMQIAEMQKELQELNTEALNFEQEREDYKTHVVALKDVIHVSKHMLQIREAQLKELKEKVESIEKTLAGREMKLLSQDLREEYERQLQNIRNLRQLYEERHRVNKLEKDELMAKLEECKKDLEEEQTKHEESRKRIEELENANSNKYDEIKSLESNLGLSKAECREYQAELAVINQLFSEILLGFNNTQDIDLDKLKTILEENHGLLQNIVVNEISKEVSSALPKVLLDLVTQVNEKQSTDNDEAALVTYNEIESKKPNELETNISSIHQLNSVDEIAENLPKVWRVLIELLSHQQTPTNEISEDPNNTNNPCYKVVETSKGPNLVASVSKTFIRLKDLILEKKSLEKETNKLKQLNTHLESRLQDQEKRLETVTNELTKTWHVVGKLQKQHQLLHTQEKILKYELAQKRKLLVELREQLEYSREKWLQAREKNSSTEQEWKKLRKEFASRRNTLSFENNSCDSGCSDDRESSSSDEEQDEIDLSENIQNPIETNALDSTEAAESVKEVKTNENNLDFSLCSNSTNEVVKTELKTDLVPKTNIEKTDSAVPNKNYLDIDSSPILNNVETTDAVPSTSTPLSDVPSTSDTPVVPKRTLEEVLAARDERLKRLESEATKLVNKVTTTNERSVDISNKLDELHEVYGDASVNSSNQTLPPITEDSLVSGNIGLQRESDNLSTAEESNATEKGLISTRRNSNQE from the exons atggGAGGTTATTTCAGTACGTTGGGCTTTTCCGAGCAGcacaaacaaatttgttatGACAGTTTAAGCACTCAAAATTCCTTTACCCCCGACGAAACATCAATCGATAAAATTCAAGCCGAACATAAAGAAGAACGCAGTTTGAATCAACTTAGCCATGAGAACAGAGAAAAATTGAACGAGTTTAAGTTGGAGATTGCGAGGAAACACGAAAAACGAAGACAAATTCTTGCGGAGAAACGAAAAGAAATGGACGCCCTCAGACAGGAAGTGTTGCTGTTGAGGGAAGAAAACGAGAAACTGAAAAACGAACGTGGCGAATGCAAACCTGAGAATGATGGGAACATCGAAATTCAACGACTTCAAAGGGAAAACGAGGAATTAAAGATGACAATTGAAGAGAACAACAAAAGGTTGGAGACCATTGGTTGTTTGACACAAAGGAACAACGAAATGAGGATGCAAATTGCCGAAATGCAAAAAGAACTTCAGGAACTAAATACGGAAGCACTGAATTTCGAACAGGAACGGGAAGACTACAAAACACATGTTGTGGCTTTAAAAGATGTAATACACGTTTCCAAACATATGTTGCAGATACGTGAGGCGCAATTAAAAGAG CTTAAAGAAAAAGTGGAAAGCATAGAAAAAACATTGGCTGGAAGAGAAATGAAACTACTCTCTCAAGATCTAAGAGAAGAATATGAAAggcaattacaaaatataaggAACCTTAGACAATTGTACGAAGAAAGACATCGAGTGAACAAATTGGAAAAGGACGAATTGATGGCTAAATTGGAAGAATGTAAAAAAGATCTGGAAGAAGAACAAACTAAACATGAAGAATCACGGAAACGAATAGAGGAGCTGGAAAATgccaattcaaataaatacgacgaaataaaatcattagaaAGCAATTTAGGTTTAAGTAAGGCCGAGTGTCGTGAATATCAAGCCGAACTTGCTGTGATTAATCAACTGTTTTCGGAAATACTCCTTGGATTTAATAACACACAGGATATTGATTTGGACAAGCTCAAAACGATTCTTGAAGAAAATCATGGATTGCTACAAAATATTGTCGTAAATGAAATATCCAAAGAAGTTTCGTCCGCTTTGCCGAAAGTGCTTTTGGATTTGGTAACTCAAGTCAATGAGAAGCAATCAACTGACAATGATGAAGCTGCCCTTGTCACATATAATGAAATCGAAAGTAAAAAGCCTAATGAATTAG aaacaaatataAGTTCGATTCATCAGTTGAATAGTGTCGATGAAATAGCtgaaaatttaccaaaagTCTGGAGAGTTCTCATCGAATTGTTGAGCCATCAACAAACACCAACAAATGAAATTTCAGAAGATcctaataatacaaataatccTTGTTATAAGGTTGTTGAAACTTCCAAAGGTCCAAATTTAGTAGCAAGCGTCAGCAAAACTTTCATAAGATTAAAG gatttaattttggaaaagAAATCTCttgaaaaagaaacaaataaactaaaacaattGAACACACATCTTGAAAGTAGATTACAAGACCAAGAGAAGAGATTGGAAACAGTCACTAACGAATTAACTAAAACATGGCATGTG GTTGGCAAACTACAAAAACAACATCAATTGCTTCATACTCAAGAAAAAATCCTAAAATATGAATTGGCCCAGAAAAGGAAATTATTAGTCGAATTAAGGGAGCAGTTGGAATACAGTAGGGAAAAGTGGTTGCAAGCAAGGGAAAAGAATTCATCAACCGAACAGGAATGGAAAAAACTGAGAAAAGAATTTGCATCAAGACGTAACACATTAAGCTTTGAAAATAATAGCTGCGACAGCGGTTGCAGTGATGATCGAGAGTCCTCGTCCAGTGATGAGGAGCAAGACGAAATAgatttatctgaaaatattcagaatCCAATTGAAACGAACGCCTTGGACTCAACTGAGGCAGCCGAATCGGTAAAAGAAGtaaaaactaatgaaaataatttagattttagccTATGTTCTAATAGTACTAATGAAGTAgttaaaactgaattaaagACTGATTTAGTACCAAAGACAAACATTGAAAAGACAGATAGTGCAGTgccgaataaaaattatttggacaTCGACTCTAgtccaatattaaataatgttgaaaCCACTGATGCTGTACCTAGTACTTCAACCCCACTAAGTGATGTTCCTAGTACTTCAGATACGCCGGTTGTTCCTAAACGGACATTGGAAGAAGTTTTAGCAGCTCGTGATGAAAGACTGAAAAGACTTGAATCTGAAGCCACTAAACTTGTAAACAAGGTTACCACCACCAATGAGAGAAGTGTtgatataagtaataaattagatgAATTACATGAAGTTTATGGTGATGCATCTGTAAACAGCTCTAATCAGACATTGCCTCCCATTACAGAGGACTCTCTTGTGTCAGGAAACATTGGATTGCAGCGTGAGAGCGACAACTTATCCACTGCGGAAGAATCAAATGCGACCGAAAAAGGTCTAATTTCCACAAGAAGAAACAGCAATCAAGAATAG
- the LOC109602410 gene encoding dnaJ homolog subfamily B member 1: protein MINLKKMDKMAKLPEHTAVQEQEIERVKSCQNYYQIFDVSTDATQSDIKKAYKKLILNLHPDKNKHPDSTEVFRSTVKAMCVLSDPEKRKHYDIKLGIKLTNFDIKDTIEICTKRGPVPKQQEKRRAHTNNDNIQYSELSHWLLTLMPIVLPLIKIDPAYRFRLSSEYVISRVTQNLNILYFVKDNFNEEDQESVKSVEKRVEANYMLGIKTVIKILSVLYCN from the exons AtgattaatctaaagaaaatgGATAAAATGGCAAAACTACCAGAACATACCGCCGTGCAAGAACAAGAAATAGAGAGAGTAAAATcatgtcaaaattattatcagaTTTTTGACGTGAGTACGGACGCAACACAATCTGATATAAAGAAAgcttataaaaaacttatattgaatttacaccctgataaaaataaacatccaGATTCTACCGAAGTTTTCAGGTCTActg TAAAAGCAATGTGTGTGTTAAGTGATCCTGAAAAGAGAAAGCACTATGACATTAAATTGGGAATTAAATTgactaattttgatattaaagatACAATTGAAATTTGCACGAAACGAGGGCCAGTTCCAAAGCAACAAGAAAAACGCAGAGCACATACTAACAATGac AATATCCAATACAGTGAGCTTTCACATTGGCTTCTCACATTAATGCCCATTGTGCTACcccttattaaaattgatcctGCATACAGATTTCGACTTAGTTC agaaTATGTTATTTCACGAGTAAcccaaaacttaaatatattatattttgtgaagGACAATTTCAATGAGGAAGATCAGGAATCCGTTAAAAGCGTGGAAAAACGGGTTGAAGCAAATTATATGCTAGGAATTAAgacagttattaaaatactttctgtattatattgtaattaa
- the LOC109602403 gene encoding dnaJ homolog subfamily B member 12 produces the protein MDGNKDEAEKCISIAEKYISERNREKAEKFLHKAEKLYPTQRAKDLLEQIKLIAPAPPETEQPRKRHVANKVDEPPKTPEYTPQQESEVKRVKSCKDYYEILGVSKDATDSDIKKAYKKLALNLHPDKNKYPGAAEAFKSVGNAVSVLTDPVKRKQYDMFGEEDRLSASRAQHQQRYTFDTESPEEIFNMFFGGGFTDSNVYVRRGGRWQRQTASSQQENNHAHNRDNHQFSGFIQMLPILLAIVLSMASSFFISDPAYSLQVSAKYPVARVTQNLHVPYFVKDNFHSEYQGSVKRLEMSVEEEYITNLRHACYREKNYKDSMIWKAKNFGDRELFHNAQNIKMPSCDQLNALRSHG, from the exons ATGGACGGGAACAAAGATGAGgcagaaaaatgtatttccaTTGCGGAGAAATACATAAGCGAACGAAACCGAGAGAAGGcggaaaaatttttacataaggCAGAAAAATTGTATCCTACACAAAGGGCAAAAG ATCTATTGGAACAAATAAAGTTGATTGCCCCTGCCCCACCAGAGACCGAACAACCTAGAAAGAGACATGTTGCAAACAAAGTTGACGAGCCACCAAAAACACCAGAGTATACTCCACAACAAGAAAGTGAAGTAAAAAGAGTTAAATCATGTAAAgattattatgaaatacttGGTGTTAGCAAAGATGCTACTGACTCTGACATTAAGAAAGCTTACAAGAAATTGGCCTTAAATTTGCACCCtgataagaataaatatcCAGGTGCTGCCGAAGCCTTTAAGTCTGTTG gAAATGCTGTGTCTGTATTGACTGATCCGGTCAAGAGGAAACAGTATGATATGTTTGGAGAAGAAGATCGATTGTCAGCTTCAAGAGCTCAGCATCAACAAAGATATACTTTTGACACTGAATCCCCTgaagaaattttcaatatgttcTTCGGTGGTGGTTTTACAGATTCCAATGTTTATGTCAGAAGAGGAGGACGTTGGCAACGTCAGACAGCTTCTAGCCAACAAGAAAACAATCATGCACATAATAGAGAT aatcaTCAATTCAGTGGGTTTATACAGATGTTACCAATTTTACTGGCTATTGTATTGTCAATGGCATCAAGCTTCTTTATATCTGATCCAGCATATAGCCTACAAGTTAGTGC aaagTACCCTGTTGCTCGAGTTACACAAAATTTGCATGTTCCATATTTTGTAAAGGATAATTTCCATTCTGAGTACCAAGGATCTGTGAAGAGATTGGAAATGTCTGTTGAGGAAGAATACATCACCAATCTTCGACACGCCTGTTATAGGGAGAAAAATTACA AGGATTCAATGATTTGGAAAGCGAAAAACTTTGGCGACCGAGAGTTATTCCATAATGcgcaaaacataaaaatgccCTCATGTGATCAACTTAATGCCCTGAGAAGTCATGGATAA
- the LOC109602397 gene encoding lysosomal alpha-mannosidase-like has translation MWFILLLPVVFTKPFNFTINDDIVCKTYDACHPIDPNKLNVHLVPHSHDDVGWLNTVNGYYSGTVENIIGSTIAGLSQNSKRRFIQVETAFFKMWLSKQSQETIDIVKDLVNEGRLEIIGGAWSMNDEAASHYQSTIDQFTLGLKYLKDTLGKCARPRVGWQIDPFGHSREQASLFTQMGFDSFFTARIDYRDKARREKDKAMDTLWTSSANLGSESNILFSTLNHHYNYPGGFCWDKGCGDPILIPDEESDRYNLKERIDLFVERIKDYKDHYPTNNILITFGDDFQWTWAEKYFINIDRLIAGFKKFNPTIDGQEINMIYSTPSCYAKAVNEFIKSNNRKLEVKTDDFMPYADNSHDYWTGYYTSRASSKRFERIGNSINQVTKQLSALTGLSSDKNRALEEAMGVMQHHDAITGTEKQAVEKDYHKHLSAGISNAIEITSEALSQLLGFEENVLNLQYCPLANVSICLETESVESVNVLLYNPIARQVTQFIQVPVSGTDWKVKNQEGDEISFSHITKPMRSYDYVIDDIGGNLHDNILIFKADLPALSSNVFTIYKDLKVKRPQPTFKPLINLKEDAKIGFENQYIIINKDNNLVSHIKLNGAEIEVKIELLYYNAPHSGAYIFRPDENQQPAQQLTHNIITEVLNTDGDIIEVRQTFRDWAQYIIRIYKDAEFMEIDWVVGPIDVGDNIPKDIILRYSSTMASESIFYTDSNGREMMKRQRDHRPDYDYTGEEPQAGNYYPVNTRMNIKNSDTQFGVIVDRSEGGASLRDGWIELMLHRGLLNDDNRGVGEHLYEIEYGTGLVVRGSHYITIAPKEGYGDFKSANAIERLVAQKVTLSPVPFYPKQNILEKSKSFINKDLPRNVHLLTLAPWNESENQLIIRLEHLFEKDEDPELSKEVTVDLTDLFTTFSIKSLEERSLDGNAQLSEITRLEWPQIEETEASNILNRKKRMLRADTDLSITLAPMQIRTFIATIERY, from the exons ATGTGGTTTATATTACTATTACCAGTTGTGTTTACGaaaccatttaattttaccatAAATGATGACATCGTATGCAAAACTTATgat gctTGCCATCCAATTGATCCGAACAAACTGAATGTGCATCTTGTACCGCATTCCCACGATGATGTAGGGTGGTTAAACACTGTCAATGGATACTACAGTGGaa CTGTAGAAAACATTATTGGATCTACAATTGCTGGATTATCCCAAAACTCTAAAAGAAG GTTTATTCAAGTAGAAacagcattttttaaaatgtggttATCGAAACAGTCACAAGAAACAATTGATATTGTCAAGGATCTTGTGAACGAGGGTAGACTAGAGATCATCGGGGGAGCTTGGAGTATGAATGACGAAGCCGCATCTCACTATCAGAGTACCATTGATCAATTTACTTTGGgtcttaaatatttgaaagacaCCTTGGGAAAATGTGCTCGTCCAAGAGTTGGTTGGCAAATCGATCCCTTCGGACATTCAAGGGAACAAGCTTCGTTATTCACTCAAATGGGCTTTGATTCATTTTTCACAGCGAGAATTGACTATAGAGATAAAGCAAGAAGGGAAAAAGATAAAGCAATGGACACCCTTTGGACCTCTAGTGCCAATCTAG gaAGCGAatctaacattttattttcaactttaAACCATCATTATAATTACCCAGGTGGATTTTGCTGGGACAAAGGTTGTGGTGATCCCATTCTGATTCCTGATGAGGAGTCAGacagatataatttaaaagaaaga attgatCTGTTTGTTGAACGTATTAAAGATTATAAGGACCATTATCcaacaaataacattttgatcACATTTGGTGATGACTTCCAATGGACCTGggctgaaaaatatttcattaacattGACAGATTAATTGC aggttttaaaaaatttaatccaaCAATTGACGgacaagaaataaatatgatatactCAACACCTTCATGTTATGCAAAGGCTGTtaacgaatttattaaatcaaacaatCGAAAATTAGAAGTTAAAACAGATGACTTTATGCCTTACGCTGATAATTCTCATGATTATTGGACTGGATACTACACATCCAGGGCTTCATCAAAACGTTTCGAAAGAATAGGAAACAGTATTAATCAAGTAACCAAACAACTTTCTGCTCTCACAGGCTTGTCATCCGACAAAAATAGGGCACTAGAAGAAGCTATGGGAGTTATGCAACATCATGATGCCATAACTGGAACAGAAAAACAAGCTGTCGAAAAAGACTATCACAAACATTTATCAGCTGGAATTAGTAACGCAATTGAAATAACTAGTGAAGCATTAAG tcAACTTTTGGGatttgaagaaaatgttttaaatcttCAATATTGCCCACTTGCTAATGTCAGTATTTGTTTAGAAACTGAAAGTGTTGAAAGTGTAAATGTTCTTTTATATAATCCTATAGCACGACAAGTAACTCAATTCATCCAAGTTCCTGTAAGTGGAACCGATTGGAAAGTGAAAAATCAAGAAG GGGACGAAATAAGTTTCTCACATATTACAAAGCCAATGCGATCATATGATTATGTTATTGATGATATTGGAGGAAATTTgcatgataatattttaatatttaaagctgATTTACCAGCACTCAGTTCGAacgtttttacaatttataaagacCTGAAAGTTAAACGACCTCAGCCTACATTCAAAcctttaattaatctaaaagaaGATGCTAAAATAGGATTTGAA AAtcagtatattattattaataaggaCAATAACTTAGTGAGTCACATTAAACTTAATGGTGCTGAAATTGAAGTAAAAATtgagttattatattataacgcTCCACACTCGGGCGCATACATTTTCAGACCTGATGAAAACCAGCAACCAGCTCAACAATTGACTCACAATATTATAACTGAAGTTCTTAATACTGATGGAGATATAATTGAAGTTAGACAAACTTTCAGAGATTGGGCTCAGTATATAATTCGTATATACAAAGACGCAGAATTTATGGAAATTGACTGGGTAGTTGGTCCAATCGATGTTGG AGACAATATACCAAAGGATATTATTCTGAGGTACTCATCAACAATGGCGTCTGAAAGTATTTTCTACACGGACTCGAATGGTAGGGAAATGATGAAAAGGCAGAGGGACCATAGACCCGATTATGATTACACTGGAGAAGAACCTCAGGCCGGGAACTACTACCCCGTTAATACAAGaatgaacattaaaaatagcGATACTCAATTTGGCGTAATAGTAGATAGGTCTGAAGGTGGTGCAAGTCTGAGAGATGGTTGGATTGAGTTGATG CTTCACAGGGGATTGTTAAATGATGACAACAGAGGTGTAGGTGaacatttatatgaaattgaatACGGTACTGGTCTAGTAGTCAGAGGATCGCATTATATAACCATTGCACCAAAGGAAGGATATG gtGACTTTAAGTCTGCAAATGCCATTGAACGCCTTGTTGCACAGAAGGTAACACTGTCTCCAGTTCCGTTTTAtcctaaacaaaatattttggaaaaatcTAAATCATTCATAAACAAAGACCTTCCTAGAAACGTGCACCTCTTAACTTTAGCACCATGGAATGAAAGTGAGAATCAACTAATCATCCGCCTGGAACATCTATTTGAGAAAGATGAAGATCCAGAACTATCCAAGGAAGTCACAGTGGACCTAACA gacTTATTTACAACATTTTCCATAAAATCACTTGAAGAGAGATCTTTAGATGGAAATGCCCAATTATCTGAAATTACAAGGCTTGAGTGGCCACAAATTGAAGAAACAGAAGCCTCAAACATTTTGAACAGAAAGAAGAGAATGTTAAGAGCTGATACAGATTTATCCATCACTCTGGCTCCTATGCAAATAAGGACGTTTATTGCAACAATTGAGagatactaa